Within the Mixophyes fleayi isolate aMixFle1 chromosome 5, aMixFle1.hap1, whole genome shotgun sequence genome, the region GGAATTGTAGTCCAGAAACACCCACAGCTGTACACTGTGTAACCCTTACATAGATATTCTGGATGTATGGTAGACACTGCTACGTCATCTCTAACTTCCATAGTTTGTCTATTTATCACTGAGATCTGCATCCAGCACTTTACTATTTCATGTATTTGGATCATCTTTCTATAGCTGCGTCGATAGTAATcctctgtatattattattttctatcaGATTCGAGTCAGACTATGTGCTCACTACTGCCACCTTGTGGTGTTTTTGTTTAttcatagatttttttaaaattttattttgtgtgtattttcaGAGCCACGGAGACTCTCAGATGTAGCTTACAAACCCACTTACCTCCTTTTGATTTTTTGGTGATTATTTTATGTCTATGCCAGTCTCACGTCATGTATTGtgtgctctatttttttttataaagttgaatttattatttgtatatatattttgttattctgATGTATTAATATCAACTTTTTTAATGCGCATCACATTTCTACTGTTTAATTTGGTGgttgcaatactttttttttttcctgcattgtaTCTCTTTTTTGCATTAAGTCACTTATGGACTGAAGGCAGCAATTCTGTAACCTGAACCATATTCTTCAGAattcagcctatccagtcactaggagccagtgacatcactgagactgcaacctatcaattcactaggagccagtgacatcactgcgagtgcagcctatccattcactagggaccagtgacatcactgagactgcaacctatcaattcactaggagccagtgacatcacttcgagtgcagcctatccattcactagggaccagtgacatcactgagactgcaacctatcaatttactaggagccagtgacatcactgcgagtgcagcctatccattcactagggaccagtgacatcactgagactgcaacctatcaattcactaggagccagtgacatcacaagtGCGGCCTATCCGGtccctaggagccagtgacatcactgcttaCATTTCAACTTCTAGATcaaaacccacaaaatggctgccttgaaGACCAATCTGGCCTCTGTGACGGTTAACTCTATACCTTCAATGGGCTCTGCAGTCATTATCTACTCTGGATTTTTGTTTAGTAACATACAAATCatcagtaacccatagcaaccaatgagcaATTGATTTTTATCACTCTAATGTAAGCTATAGAATGATTGGTGCAGAGCAACTTAATACTTTGTTATTAAATAACACCCAAAGTCAGAGACATAAATAGACATTTGTGAGATCTTGTACACTGATGAGGCTGAAGACCATGAGATCACTGGTGTGTGTATGTCCTAGTCTGCAGTTTTCTACACCCCCTTACTTACACTCACTTCCATAAAATATATCCTATTCTGCTATTTCTGAGCCCTAGTAATGGAATTTCCCGAGTCCGTGCAACTCACATAATAACCGCCGAGATAACGGCACTTGGTGAACCTACAGAAGGACGACATACCTTGTGGAAGATGGACTCTGACGTGACTATCGTGGACACCGCTTCCGGAGCCTTAATAGGCTATtggatagaaaaataaataaaaaaggtgaaTAGATTTTAAACATGAATCAGCAGATTGATACTTTGTGATTCTGTGATTGCCGATAGTTCTTATACTGTGATGAAGCAGAATGCAATAGaaaacgattaaaaaaaaaaaaaaaaaaaaaaaaaaagataaaaagccCATGAACTAATAAGCACACAAGTTACAGCTGGTGTCTGTCTTAGGTAGTGCTGACATTATCCAGCAGCAAAGGACAAAGTCATTCTCTCTTTGTAAATGTGTTATTTACAGCTGCTCTTAGTTTTTGGCTAAAACAGAACTAAAAAACTAAAAAGCGTCAATCACTGTTCACCTGGGAGTTCAAAACATAACACCCCCTCTCGAGGTAACACATAAATGTATACGGACCACACTCGGGGGCATTTCAGCATCCGCCTATGATATATGCCCCTGTGCAGTGTTCTTCACATAGAGAATACAGGTAAAACTACGGATCATTTTCTGTGCATTCCCCAACCGGATGATGGACAACGCATTTTACATAGAGATCAGCAATACCCAACTCTGCTCCAGCTGCATTCACCATGTTTTAAATACAACACAAACCACCACATAACCAAACGCTGACAAGTAGAACCCTACAGTATTACTATAACACATAtaagttttaaagcaaactcgacATTCAGTGAAAGTGTAGGGTCACTGTGGCCCCAAACAAAGGATAAACAAGGAACTACAATGTATTTATCAGAACAAGTTTGGAATGTGTGGTTTTAATGCCTTGGAGGCCAATGTTTAATTGCTCTTGGGCGTCAAGTGAACTATTATTTTCTAGTTACAgggacagttacccagaagaaggACATAGCACATACGACCCAGATGCAGAAGCACCAGGAGTAATTATCTTACGTTTTTCAGTTTGAATATATGCCGCCGTCCTTTCCCTTTGGTTGATACTTTCTTCTCCACCGCTGGAGCCGACTTGTACTTGGTATTCCTCAGACGGGCAGATCTTCTGTGGATCTCCTGCTTGGACTATTGGTGGGAAGAGGTGACATGGAGAAGCGTCAGTTACCATATAAAGCTGTGGAGATCACACCACCAGCTGGACTCCAGGGTCCATGACATAAGGGCCAAGGATTGGTATATTCTGGTGTCCACTACCTCGCGGCTTTCGGAGAGACCGCTGAATTAAAGTCCTGCCCGTTTCTTGGAGATATCTGACCATAATTCACACCGATAGGGATATTTCATCTAAGATAAGATCCTGGAACCCACCACAAACCTCTCAATACAGACACGTAAGGTCAAGGAAACCTCGTTCTTTATCCCGACCGCTCTAACCACCATCTTCTCCTTCCCCTTTATCCCTCTTCTCTACGTTTATTACCaatgtttattttctatattaagtTACAAGATCTTCACTTGTTTTCAGCTTGTCCTCCTTTAGCACTAACTCATTAATAAAGAATTTATTTAAGGAACTGTTTACTGAACACCAGAGACAATGGAATAGTAACACATTCCTCACCTGCTTACTGCCGCCTCCGTTACTCTGCTGGGAGGAAGAGACTCCGGCAAAGCTTGGCCCGATGTAGGTGCTGCTCAGTCCAGTCCCACCAGTGTAACTGCCACCCCCAGTACTGCCCTTCCCGGTGCAGTTGTTGCACAGGATCTCCCCCTGGCTTCCTTTCTTCCACATGGAAGAGGAGTTGGTTTTGCACATGCTGCAGGTGGGTTTTAGTCCAAGAGGCATCTGGAAGAAATATCACAGTAACAGGAAGTAAATAAAGTTCTATAACCACACCGAGTAAAGCAGTGTGTACATGTACATGGGAATGACATGTATGACAGAGGGCTATGCGATACCTCAGACACAAAGCACATTACATACATAAGTGGTCACGTGTCCCTCTGCCACAGATGATGACAAATCTTTTTGACATTATGCACTTCGGTCTTGTTTCCCGGGTTACAGCATCACATGGTAATCATGTGATATAGCCAACTAAAGGGTTAAGTAACGGACACAAGTTTCCTTTCATTACATTGTACGCATCAATTACTGAAACAGTACTTTTGCCGTCTACTTTCGTCCAGAAACAAAGACTGCAGGTCCAGTAAGTAGTGCTCCCTACAGTGTTTTAATTGCTTTGTTTGACAATAAATCTGGTATCTATCCACAATATACAGCAATGCTATTTGTTCTGGTTATAGCCATGTTCTGCTTTAGGGATCAATCAGATGAGCGCTACGAGCATATTTTAGTCGTATTGTATTCTGCATGTTGTGAAAACTGTGCCACTAACCTTCAGCTAATATTCAAATGTTCCTTCATCTACAAAGCAcctgcaaaaagaaaaacagCAGCATATTAGTCAATACAAACTGATATACAATTGCCATTAGAAAATGACAACCCCACAGCCTACACATAATACAGATATACTTGAAATATCTCCTGAAAGTACAGTTTAATCATTCAAAACCAGTGTAGATTGAAAGTATGCTCAGTGTAAGCGAGAGGTATTACCAACAGccaattattaaatacatatcaCTGTTGTATGGTAATCTCCATAGAGAGGATCCTCACTACGTACCTGGGAGTTTAATAAATCTGTAGGCAGATACCAATAGTGTGGTTGGTGCAAACACGACAATGGTTTATGTGGATTACAATAAAGCATTGGATGTTGATTATAGGTTCTCTCGACTGCATAGAATATGTTTATAAAGCTTACTGAGTGCACGACACAAACTACAGCACTGTGCTTCTATCGCCAGGAACTACTCAAATTAATCTCAATTTGTTTAACCATCATTTCAATTCTACCTATCCCCTCCTCATAGTGCGGGCAGCAATGTTGTGGGATTATTCGATATTCGTGAGAATGCTGCCTGTAGATTCTCTAGGACATAACTTGTACTTGATGTTCTCTATTCGTACACACAATAAAAGTCTCAAAGTGTGAGATTCAAAGTGTGGCTAAAAACTAACCAACTAAATAAATCAGAATAGTGTTTTGTAGATAATGATCCAAACTGGTTTCACTGTAACTCTGTATTTAATGTGGTAAATAAAAATACCCTCTTTGGTTGTGCCAAAGAGCAAACTCATGTCTACGACCAGCACTGCGTGTCACACATAAGATATAAagtaaagtaaatatataaattgcaCTATAGACTATTACATTATTTGGGCACATTgtcctttagaaaaaaaaagagaaaaaagagagaACTAAGATAGTATTTGGGGGTATTTCCAGAAGGTGGGATCCTATTTCCTCCCTTGTGCTGTGTAACTGAAATATATCACTAAAAGCAGTAATCCCAGTGAGGGGGAGAGGTCCTGTATATGGCAGTAATACCAACCCCCCTGATTATACCCCAAATAGGAGGGGCAGGGTCTTCTACACAGcagtgcctctccccccccccccattataccccagagaggaggggggagagagtccTGTATAGGGCAGCAATACCCCCCCTGATTATATCCCAGGGAGGAGTGAGAAGAGTCCTGTATCCAGCAGTGACACCCCCTGTAATCACCCCTGATTATACCccagggagggggagaggtccTGTATATGGCAGTAataccaaccccccccccccccccctgattatACCCCAAATAGGAGGGGCAGGGTCTTCTACACAGCAGTGCCTCCCCCCCTCATTATACCACAGAGAGGAGGATGGGGGGGAAGAGTCTTGTATAGGGCAGCAATACCCCCCTGATTATATCCCAGGGAGGAGTGAGAAGAGAGAGTCCTGTATCCAGCAGTGACACCCCCTCATTATACcccagggggaggggaggggtcctATAtaccacaatacccccccccccatgttacCAGATTATACAACCCATGGGCTCCTGGCTGTGGTGGAAGCAGtctagcagggcatgctgggactagtagttccacCACAGCTGGGCAGTGTGCAGGAAGGTGGACGGACCTCAGTGATCTCCGGTAGATCCCGGCACCGCTGCAGCCGGAGGAGTCTCCGTCACTCTCATGGAGACCACACAACACTGGCGGGATACACCTTATTCACATCCGGGGCACACTGCTCCTCAGCCGATGATTCGCCAGGATTGTGGTGACGTAGAAAGGCGCACAGCCAGTAAGGGAGGAGGACGTGCTAAGGGCTGCACGATGGGCATCTGACCACCAGAGGGCGGTGTCTGCACGTGTCCTGGTCTGTGGAAGGGAAGATGTATGACTATGTACCTGTGTATTACTGCACATCCCTGTGTATAactatatatcactgtgtattactgcACATCCCTGTGTATAactatatatcactgtgtattactgcACATCCCTGTGTATAactatatatcactgtgtattactgcACATCCCTGTGTATAactatatatcactgtgtattactgcACATCCCTGTGTAtaactatatatcactgtattaCTGCACATCCCTGTGTATGactatatatcactgtgtattactgcACATCCCTGTGTATGactatatatcactgtgtattactgcACCCTGTGTATAACTATATATGACTGTGTATTACTGCACATCCCTGTGTATAactatatatcactgtgtattactacaCATCCCTGTGTATGactatatatcactgtgtattactgcACATCCCTGTGTATAactatatatcactgtgtattactgcACATCCCTGTGTATAACTATATATGACTGTGTATTACTGCACATCCCTGTGTATAactatatatcactgtgtattcCTGCACCCTGTGTATAactatatatcactgtgtattactgcACATCCCTGTGTATAACTATATATGACTGTGTATTACTGCACATCCCTGTGTATAactatatatcactgtgtattcCTGCACCCTGTGTATAactatatatcactgtgtattactgcACATCCCTGTGTATGactatatatcactgtgtattactgcACATCCCTGTGTATGactatatatcactgtgtattactgcACCCTGTGTATAactatatatcactgtgtattactgcACATCcctgtgtataattatatatcactgtgtattactgcACATCACTCTGTATTACTACAGATCATTGTGTATAACAATATATAactgtgtattactacatatcattatgtataactatatatcactatgtatacGTGTGTATTACTCCATATCACTGTGTATACCTGTGCATTGCTGCAGATTATTGTGTATATGCActgtatatatactatatctGCATGAAAGTTGAATAAACTGGCTATATTACAATGCTTAAGAGTTAACAGTATATAGTGACTAATTAACAGGAATTAGCTTTTGCAGAAGTTAATAAAGTATCGAGGCGGAAATTTATTATACAGTATCTAATCTTGCGCCTTAATTAGAAATGTATCTCACCGATATCATGGGAAAAAGTGAAGTTGCGGTTAGGTCTACATGCCGGTGAGTTAGTTACCAAATGGAGGTTGGGTGGGTCCATAGTTACAGTGATATAATTGGCTATAAGgctttaaatatacatttagcTATGTGTTAATTTTGTGGAttgagtttataaaaaaaatatgtaaaattaatgAATGATTGtcattgttcattttgaattgaatggtctgtactGTGCGAATAAAATAAACTAAGAATATTCTAAAGAGACTTTATCCCAGGTCCATAaccagggctgtgcgacaggggtgaccgcccaggacgcaacgctgaagggggggctcaatttaggaatattttaggttaatgtggttaaaattgagggctaggggggcggcatttgtctttctcgccccagacgctagaattctaagttacggctctacTTCAGCCATCTGAATTATTTCCATAACAAACCTGAGAGGAATCGCACTGAAATCTCATTACACGGACCCAGGTACCATTGCCTGCCCTGAATAACCTAAATGAGAAAACTGCATGAATGAGCGATTAATCACTCGTCCCATTATAGTCAGCGGACACAATAAAAGTTGAGACGACGTGATTAAGTTGCGGAATTGCGCAACCAAAGATGATCGAATTACGCAGCTATTACAAATTGCCTCTGTTGATTGTAGGAAACAAGTTGCTGGAAAATGGGCAGTGGATCTGGTGAGCGATGAGTCGTCCGATCGAGGGACTGAAAATGGTGTTTAGGCGTTGTTCATTGTTATTACTGAATAGACAGCTGAGCCTTGATTACACAGCAACTTCGGTGATTATAAAAACTGAAATAGTGTTTAGTTTGTTTATCCCTGAGGAAGAGCCAGGAGCAGCATGAAGCATTTtgggaaaattagtttttttgtgtACAGGGGTTAAATATAGTAGGTCTGACGTGTTGATGTCAATTCGGAATGGATTGAACATTTGAACTTTTCAACTTTTAGATTTGATTCATATCTACCTTGGAGGATGCAACAGGCTGAATAGGCTCAATAATCC harbors:
- the GATAD1 gene encoding GATA zinc finger domain-containing protein 1 codes for the protein MPLGLKPTCSMCKTNSSSMWKKGSQGEILCNNCTGKGSTGGGSYTGGTGLSSTYIGPSFAGVSSSQQSNGGGSKQSKQEIHRRSARLRNTKYKSAPAVEKKVSTKGKGRRHIFKLKNPIKAPEAVSTIVTSESIFHKGLYYQLGDVVSVVDEDDGKTYYAQIRGFVQDQYCEKSAALTWLIPTLSSPQDSFDPASYIIGPDEDLPRKMDCLDFVCNAPSEYFKSRSSPFPTLPTRPERGYIWTHVGPTPAINIKDAIGNHL